Within the Dolichospermum compactum NIES-806 genome, the region CCACTTTAGCAATTACCGCCTTTGGTCAAGCCAACCCCAATTTCATCATCCGTCGTTCCACTGCCCAAGTAGGAGATGCTATTGTCATCACAGGTATACATGGAGCGTCCCGTGCAGGCTTAGAATTACTCTTAAATCCAGAAATAGGTCAAAACCTCAAAACTGAAGCCAAGGCAGCCTTAATCACCGCTCATCAACGCCCCAACCCCCGTTTAGATGTCTTACCTATTTTGTGGAAAATTGTAGAATCCCAATCCAAAATCCAAAATCTAAAATCTAAAATTACCGTTGCTGGCATGGATAGCAGCGACGGTTTAGCAGATGCAATATTACAAATTTGCCGAGCCAGTCAAGTTGGTGCAGTTATAGAATTTAGTAAAATCCCCTTATCATCAGCCTTTAAAAACTGGCTAACACCAGAAAAATCATTAGAATATGCCCTCTACGGTGGCGAAGATTTTGAATTAGTCCTGTGTTTACCACCAGAAACAGCATTAGCATTAGTACAAAATCTAGGAACAGGTGCAGCCATCATTGGCACAATTACCCCAGGCTCAAACGT harbors:
- the thiL gene encoding thiamine-phosphate kinase, translating into MNNNLSSLRVRDIGEQGLLERLQRFCPPDIIGDDAAVLETLPNQSLIVTTDMLIDGVHFSDVTTSPEDAGWRAAAANLSDLAAMGATPVGITVGLGLPADVTVSWVERLYQGMTECLSKYHVPIVGGDIVRSPITTLAITAFGQANPNFIIRRSTAQVGDAIVITGIHGASRAGLELLLNPEIGQNLKTEAKAALITAHQRPNPRLDVLPILWKIVESQSKIQNLKSKITVAGMDSSDGLADAILQICRASQVGAVIEFSKIPLSSAFKNWLTPEKSLEYALYGGEDFELVLCLPPETALALVQNLGTGAAIIGTITPGSNVILHHEKAEIPDQVLSLSQGFQHFAQAGFPRPFH